AGATGTAGCCGTAGCTGGCGCCGACGGTGATGCCGGCAATGGCCATGCCTTCGATCAGCAGGAAGGGGTCGCCTTCCATCAACATGCGGTCGGCGAAAGTGCCGGAGTCGCCTTCGTCGGCGTTGCACACAATGTATTTCTGCACAGCCTGGGTGGCACGCACCGTGCGCCATTTGATCCCGGCGGGGAACGCTGCGCCGCCACGGCCACGCAGGCCTGAATCGAACACTTCCGTTGCAGTTTGATCACCGCCAACGGTCACGGCTCTCGTTAAACCTTCGAAACCGCCATGGGCCCGGTAATCATCCAGCGACAACGGCCGAGTGATACCGGCGCGGGCGAACAGCAAACGTTGTTGAGACTTCAGATAGGGCAATTCTTCCACCAGGCCCAAGGCCAGTGGGTGCGAGGACGGCTCACCTTGCAGCGCATCGAGCACCGACGGCACATCGCTAGCGGTCAGCGGGCCGAAGCCGATTCGGCCTTGCGGGGTGTCCACTTCCAGCAAGGGTTCCAGCCAATACAGGCCGCGAGAGCTGGTGCGTTGCAGGTCCTGACCGGCAAGGGCAGACGCCACCGCATCGGCACCCACGGCACGGGCAAGAGAATCACAGGGTAGATAGAGGCTCATGCGTCCTCCCGGCAAGCGTCGAGCAAAGCATCGAGACGCTCGGCACTGAGCCGCGCATGCACCTGACCATCCAGCTCCAGCGCCGGCGAACAGGCGCAGGCACCGAGGCAATACACCGGACGCAAACTGATGCTGCCGTCGGCGCTGCTGCCGTGATCATCCAGTTGCAGGCGATCACGCAACTGCGCGGCGAGCTGCTCGGCGCCACGACTCTTGCACGACTCAGCCCGGCACAACCGCAGGATATGCCGGGCCGGCGGCGCGGTACGGAAGTCATGGTAAAAGCTGATCACCCCGCGAACCTCGGCCTGACTCTGGTTGAGCGCGTGGGCAATCTCGGGGATGGCGGCATCGGGGATGTAACCGATACCGGCCTGAATCTCATGAAGGATGGGCAACAGTGCACCCGCAGAGCCTTTGTGGCGCTCCAGCACGCTGTTGACCATAGGCAATTGCAACATCTCATCAGGCATACAGCATTCCTCACGGTCACGGACAAACCAGGTGGTTGTCGGTCGTCCGAAAGTGTCGGCTGCGGCATTCACACCACGTCACGGTATCGTGGCATTGTCAGGCCGTTGGCCAGGGCACCCTGAGCGGGCATCTTGTTGTGCCCGATACGGTCTTCGCCGCACCTCTATTGGGCATAAAGGGCAGCTTGCCACGCTGCTATTGATCGAACTGCACCAAAGCGACGTGTTCGGTTCTGCCTACGACTCTCCAGTAAGTCTAGAAGAGCACAAAGCCAAGCGTTTGCTTACCGAATATCTTTCAGATACGCCTTGAGTACGATGAGCGGGCGATCCACCTCGCTTGTGCCAAGCTGAAGGGTGTTGAAGCGCCGAGCATTCGATTGCCGGTCAGGCAAACCCCCAAAGGGCCCATAACATGAACATCGCTCATGCAGCACACGTCCGTCGAGAATTCTATAAAGCCGTCAGGTTCTACTTTCACGTTGTCTGGCCGATTTTTTCCATCCTGCTGTTTTTGATCGTGCTGTTCGGTCTGATCATCAGCTATCTGGAAGGATGGGGTCCTTTTGACGGTATCTACTTCGCGTTCGTGACCGGCCTGACCATCGGTTATGGCGATCTCGTCCCGAAACTGGCCGTCTCACGGGTGCTGGCGATTTTGCTGGGGTTTAACGGGGTGCTGATGACGGCAATATTTGCGGCGATCAGCATTCGGGCGATTGAAAATGCGGTGCGGGCGACAGACCACCTGGAGTAGGGGACGTGGCGGCGTAGTGGGAAATGCGCTATGAAGCCCTGCTCGCGATGTTCATTTGAAAACAGGGAAAGACTGATGATTGATTTCAACAACAAAGGATTCTTCAAGCTCAAGCAAAACGACGAATACGCCGCACGCGTTTCCGACCTTTTGATCGACGGCGAACACGTCATCGACGCTTATAAATCCATGCGCGACGGCGTGGTGTTCACCAACAAACGCATCATCGCCGTCAACGTCCAGGGCCTCACCGGCAGCAAAAAAGACTTCACCTCATTACCCTACAAAAACATCGTGGCGTACTCGGTGGAAACCTCTGGCACGTTCGACCTGGACTCCGAACTGGAGGTTTATTTCTCGTCGCTGGGAAAAGTGAAATTCGAATTCACCGGCAGGACATCCATGGTCGAAATCTCAAAACTGATCTCCCAGCACTTGCTCTGACCTCAACACGAAAAAGCCCCGAAAACTCGGGGCCCCAACTGACTAAACACACATCCAAAGTGGGAGCGAGCCTGCTCGCGAAAGCGCCAGACCAGCCACCATCCACCATCAACGCTTAAAGCTAGCCACTACTTCCCAGCCTCAGCCCCCACCCGCTTAGGTGTCGGCAAAAAACCAGTGTTTTATGTGGCGTCGGCGTAGACATGATGATCAGGCGTCGACAGCATCAATCCTAATCGCGCCCGATCCTCTGATGCTGGCTCAGTCCGGCATTACGTTCGGGCCTTCTTGTTTCTGGAACATGGAAATTGGCTTAACCGCCCCTTGTGGGAGCGAGCCTGCTCGCGAAAAACTCAAGGCAACCACCATTCCCGCTGAATGCCCCAGCCCGCGACCAAACCCGCCCCTACATGCGTTACGCCTGACGTCTAAAAACCAGAAGCTACTCTTCAGCCTCCGCCGCCTGCTTCGACATCGGCGCAACCTTCCGATCCCGCGTCAGCACCTTCACCGCATCATCAACCACCGCCTTACTCATCGCCGTCAAATAATGCGCAGCCCAAGAGTGGCGGTCGGTGTCTGTGGCGTAGGCGGCATCTTCGTTCAGCTTCTTGGCGAGGAAGAGAAAGTCAGAAGCCATGGCTAATGCATCGCCCAGGGGGACGCCGCGAGTGACGTGGAACAGTGGTTGATCAGCGCAGTAAATGGCGGGGGTTAGGCCGATGGTTTTGAGTTCGGGTTGATCGGTCATTTGCCACCTCCGGTGATGGAGAGGCGGTGGGAGAGGGTGGATGGTGGAGCGTTACGCAACTGGGAGTCACGTAGAGGGAAAAGCCAAATTTTGTACGGATTGATGCTGCGCATTATCAGACTCCTTGATATGTGAAGCTGCCGCATTCGTTTCCACACGAATGGGTGACAGCTGTGCGCAGGGTGGAAAACCGGGAATCAAGGAAACCGGCACGCCCGAAGACGTCCCACGCACAGCCGCCATAACTCACGCCGCAGGCATAAAAAAAGCGCCTGATGACGTGTCTGGGGCGCTGTTGCGCCTTGAATTACACGGGTTTCCACACCCGGTCGCTGAATTGGCAGCGACGATGGGAGGGTATCGTGCAGATCCGCTTCTTGCAACCTTCGCAGCCCTACCTTCAAGTTCTGCGGCTGCGCCTACTTCGGGTATCGCAGAAAATAACTCCACCGCTATTTCGGAATCGCTCGACCTCTCTTTTCCTTTTCATCATCTGTACCATCAGAAAACTTAGTCTGCCTCCTTTTTTAAATAGCTATCGCCCGATCTCGACAGCAGCCGAGGGAAGGCGTATTTTTCTTCGATTCCCCATAATTCAATGTTTCGTTGCTTTTTTCAGAGAGGCATCCCTTGGCTAGACCCGCCATACCTGCAGAGATCCGGCGCGCGGTTTTAGTCGAATGTGGCCACCGTTGTGCTATACCCCGATGCAACCAGACTGAACTCGATATACACCACATCGTGCCTTGGGAAACCTGCCAAATCCACGAATACTTGAATCTCATTGCACTTTGCCCTATTTGCCATCGTCGAGCTCACAATGGGGACATTGATCGCAAATCTCTAATGATTTACAAGGAAAATCTTGCTAAGGAGTTCGGCATACACGACAACGGTACTTTCCAAGCAGATGTAATCGAACTCCGGCGTCGAATGAAGGAGGAGAACCACGGTACTCCTGGTTTTTCTTTTCAATTTGACTTTCCTGACTTTCCGTCTGTGGTAGAGCGCATAGTCTCAAGAAACATTGAAGCTTGGGGGTGTGAGCTTCTCGCTTCCTTCCAAGAAGCCCAGGAGAGTAATGACTCCGACGCGAAAGCTGCTGAATATCCGCTATCCCATTTAAAAAACCAGTTGGATGGTCATTATCAAGTTATTCGCCGAGATGATCGGATCATCAGCATCCGGTACACCATTGACTACTATTACTCAGGTGCAGCACATGGAGGGCGGAGTACACGAGTACTCAACTATTTGTTGAAGCCCTTCAACCCAATTACCTTGGAGTATTTGCTTGGTGACATCACCCGCCTACCAAATCTAGCTGACCACATTCGCCAAAAACTGGTAGACACTGGTCGCTACAAGGCAGACTGGCTAATCACGGGAACCGAACCGACTTTGGAAAACTTTTCTCTATTCAACATAGAGCAACACGGCCTCACGTTTACTTTTCCAGAGTACAGGATTGCTTGCTATGCAGAAGGAGAGCAGAGGATATGGTTGAGCTTCTATGAAATCGCCCCTTTCTGCGATCCCAAAGCGATCGCAAGTATGGAGGTTGGAACCTCGTGAGCGCATTTCCTTGGGATGGGGAAGCCAGGTAGAGGATTCTCAGATTTATTATTTTCCGTCCAGATTCCGTCAATATTAAATAACTCCATCCCGTTTTCTTGTTTTTTCTATTATTTGATATTCGATGTGAAAAAAGCGAATTCGCATACTTGGCAGTTAGCAGTCTATGTTTCAAATGTATTTGAATCGCTCCTCTATGTAGATTTAGTCAGTGGTGTCGGTAGAAAATATTTCTGCTTGTTTAAAGTTTTTAGTAAGCCATTTGAAAAGTGTCTCTTCAGAGTCAAAGATTCTTTCGCAGCTCTGTTGTATCATCGGGTTGTTGCCCGTGGGTAAGGCTTGACGTATATCTGTTTTAAAACCAATACAACGTTTACCTGTTGCGTGAGAAAATCCAAGCTCAAATGCGACTCCCTCGTCAATATGAGCTCCATTGAGAATCGCAATTAGCATGTCTGACTCTTTCATCGCTTGTATGTCAGCATCAAATACCATTCTCTCGGCCCTTTCGTGTGGTAGGCCTGCCTTAATCAGGTTGCGTAAAAGTAAACCATCCTCTTGTGGGAGGAAAACGTCGAAGTATTGGCTTAGTTTTTTTGCCATCGATTTGTTGTAGTTTAGTTCCATTTCATTGAATAGTGGTGCTGCCAGATATACACGTTTTTTACTATTCATTTGCTGCAATCTCACTCAGTTTAGCGTCGAGGTCGGCGGGTTCATATGATTGCGAGAAAATTATTCTGGCAACATCTCTTATGACATCAAATTCTTTTCGTTGGGTTGAGTAAATGAACTTAGGGTTGAGGGAGGTGTATAGCTGTTTGCTTTTTTCTTGCAATTCTTCAACCCTGTTTACGGGCCAGCTATATTCTTTGCGTTTATTTATTAATCTTGACCAGATTTCTTTGGGTTCTCCGAGCATGTGTATTATCTCCCCTTTTTCGACTCTTCTTTGCGAGTGTCCAGGGCTGATACCATTAGCGATCATTGAGCGCGCTCGTTCCTTTTCATCTACTTTTACAACGAATGAGAGAGGGTCTAATGGAGATCGGTCAACTAAAAAAACACCTACGGGTTTGCTTCTCAAATAATTGTTTTTCTTTCCGAACTGCTCGTTAGTCCAATCGTCGATAGTGATCGTGATGCACGTTGAAAGTTCTTGCGGTGATAGTGCCATGTCTGAAGGCCTTTCGTCAAACCACTCGTCCAACGTTGTTAAACTTCCAAATTGGCTTAGTGCGGTAGATTTACCTATACCAATGGAACCTACTAAATAGTAGATGTACTTGGTGGGAAGTCCAAGGTTTTCAGACATCTCGATAAAATCGCGCTCTTCGAGATTTATTGCGTATAAAAATTCTTTTATTTCAGAACTGTTTAAAAACAGTGTGATTAGATTGTAGTTGTTGAAATTGGCTTCGAATATAGAGCTTTTATTTGTGATGCGTTCCCCCGGTGCAGTAAATCTAATAAAATAATTGTAGTTTCCGGGGCTGATGGTTGTAGCTTTACGCAGTAAGTGAAGTAGTGTTGAGTCAGTGAGGGAGTGTCTGATTAGAATGCTGGTTTTTTTTGTAAGTACATGCAGAAGGGTTGAAAGGTTGCCTGTTAGTCCTTCTAATAACTGGTCTGCAAAAGAACCATCGGAAAAAACCAAATTTTCGCTTTGAAATTTTTTACTGTCAAAAGGCAAAAAACCATTTGGATGATATATGACTGATTTGTTTTTTGTGAACTGAGAGTGATGGGACCAAATAGTTTGATACGGACGCTCGTGATGAGAAGGGTTCCAGTCAGGTTGGGCTAATCCATATTCTATAAAGTCGTCGAAGTTATAGTTTACTGTTATTTCCGATTTTTTTATGAATTCTATCATTTCTCGAAAATAGGGATGTTGCTCTATAATTGCTCTTCTTTCAATTTCGGTTATATTGGCATAGAGGGATTTGTGAATGATTTCGCGCCAGTCGGAAAGAACCTTTTTCTCTATCAGATAGGTGTTGTTATATTCTGGGATCTGCTCGATTTCCAGTTTTCGATAAGATGAGAACATTTCAAACAGTATTAAAGCTGCCTTTCCTGGCTGATCAGTAACCGCAGACGCTTCGGGGTTTTTTATTATTATTTCTGTTTTTATTGCGTCAAGCAATTTATCCCAAAGCGGTAGATTTAAGTCTCTGCTGATTCCGGCTCCTAATATTAGGCTGGCTCGATTTTTTTCAGTCTGTGATCGAAGTTGGCAAATGTACTTCCAAGCTGCTTTGACATTTTCTGATTTTATTGTCGGCATTTGAATTCCCACTTCCTCATCATATTTATTTGATGATAGCAAAGGCCTAATCAAAATGGGATGTAG
This region of Pseudomonas mandelii genomic DNA includes:
- a CDS encoding DUF3077 domain-containing protein — its product is MTDQPELKTIGLTPAIYCADQPLFHVTRGVPLGDALAMASDFLFLAKKLNEDAAYATDTDRHSWAAHYLTAMSKAVVDDAVKVLTRDRKVAPMSKQAAEAEE
- a CDS encoding formate dehydrogenase subunit gamma encodes the protein MPDEMLQLPMVNSVLERHKGSAGALLPILHEIQAGIGYIPDAAIPEIAHALNQSQAEVRGVISFYHDFRTAPPARHILRLCRAESCKSRGAEQLAAQLRDRLQLDDHGSSADGSISLRPVYCLGACACSPALELDGQVHARLSAERLDALLDACREDA
- a CDS encoding PH domain-containing protein; translation: MIDFNNKGFFKLKQNDEYAARVSDLLIDGEHVIDAYKSMRDGVVFTNKRIIAVNVQGLTGSKKDFTSLPYKNIVAYSVETSGTFDLDSELEVYFSSLGKVKFEFTGRTSMVEISKLISQHLL
- a CDS encoding DUF3298 and DUF4163 domain-containing protein — its product is MIYKENLAKEFGIHDNGTFQADVIELRRRMKEENHGTPGFSFQFDFPDFPSVVERIVSRNIEAWGCELLASFQEAQESNDSDAKAAEYPLSHLKNQLDGHYQVIRRDDRIISIRYTIDYYYSGAAHGGRSTRVLNYLLKPFNPITLEYLLGDITRLPNLADHIRQKLVDTGRYKADWLITGTEPTLENFSLFNIEQHGLTFTFPEYRIACYAEGEQRIWLSFYEIAPFCDPKAIASMEVGTS
- a CDS encoding SIR2 family protein, with the protein product MPTIKSENVKAAWKYICQLRSQTEKNRASLILGAGISRDLNLPLWDKLLDAIKTEIIIKNPEASAVTDQPGKAALILFEMFSSYRKLEIEQIPEYNNTYLIEKKVLSDWREIIHKSLYANITEIERRAIIEQHPYFREMIEFIKKSEITVNYNFDDFIEYGLAQPDWNPSHHERPYQTIWSHHSQFTKNKSVIYHPNGFLPFDSKKFQSENLVFSDGSFADQLLEGLTGNLSTLLHVLTKKTSILIRHSLTDSTLLHLLRKATTISPGNYNYFIRFTAPGERITNKSSIFEANFNNYNLITLFLNSSEIKEFLYAINLEERDFIEMSENLGLPTKYIYYLVGSIGIGKSTALSQFGSLTTLDEWFDERPSDMALSPQELSTCITITIDDWTNEQFGKKNNYLRSKPVGVFLVDRSPLDPLSFVVKVDEKERARSMIANGISPGHSQRRVEKGEIIHMLGEPKEIWSRLINKRKEYSWPVNRVEELQEKSKQLYTSLNPKFIYSTQRKEFDVIRDVARIIFSQSYEPADLDAKLSEIAANE
- a CDS encoding potassium channel family protein, which translates into the protein MNIAHAAHVRREFYKAVRFYFHVVWPIFSILLFLIVLFGLIISYLEGWGPFDGIYFAFVTGLTIGYGDLVPKLAVSRVLAILLGFNGVLMTAIFAAISIRAIENAVRATDHLE
- a CDS encoding nucleoside 2-deoxyribosyltransferase, which encodes MNSKKRVYLAAPLFNEMELNYNKSMAKKLSQYFDVFLPQEDGLLLRNLIKAGLPHERAERMVFDADIQAMKESDMLIAILNGAHIDEGVAFELGFSHATGKRCIGFKTDIRQALPTGNNPMIQQSCERIFDSEETLFKWLTKNFKQAEIFSTDTTD